The Salvia miltiorrhiza cultivar Shanhuang (shh) chromosome 2, IMPLAD_Smil_shh, whole genome shotgun sequence DNA window ATTTGACATGAATTCCAAATCATCAAAATCTGAGAAAAAAGGATAAACTAAAATATGGGACAATTCAAAGTGTCATAATTATATGAAACTATAAAGACGAATTCAATAACTAATTGGTCCAAATAGAGTCTTCTGTTTCACTTTTTCTTTGAATTAGTAATCATTAATTTTGGATTATAATCAATTAAGTAAATATTTGTTTAGTTCCGGAATTATACCCATCTGATAAATCAAATAGTACTTAACAAATTAATAACTCccataattaaatgaaaaaagagTAGGAGTATATAAGTAAATACTTATCGTATCTTGTAGAAAAAGatactataaaaaatatttaaaaatacaatACACTATCGTTTTTCACCGCTCTCAGTAATATGGAGTAATTAATAGTATTACTTATTTCAATAACTCATGAAACACATTTTTTCATCTAAACGACTGTAATTCTGTCTTGAAAATTTAAATCTTCCTAAAAACCTAACTTACCGAATTTTGTGATTGCGAGCTTCCAAACTATTCCTCGAAACACAAATTTCAATATATACAAAAACAAAGagggaagaaaaaagaagaaaaatttcgATTGCTCTTGTAAATTTCTAACAGTAATTCTTCCATTTCGCAATCCCTAATTTAAGCAGTAGAGATTCAAAAATCAAGGCAAAAACCTATTCACATGATTTCCACTTATCAACTCCGGCcgccctccgccgccgccggcagATTGCCGCATTTCTGGCACCGCGCCACAACCAGAATCTGGCGGCAGGATGGGCACGAAGAGTGCGATCCGAGCCACGTGTCGATGCAGCCGACGTGGAATCCGTGGCCGCACTGCGGTAGCACGCGGATTTCTTCGCCGGCGGCGAATTCCGCCAGGCAAATGGCGCAGTCGGAGAGCTTCCCGGTCTGCTCCGGGTCCTCGCCGTAGGTCAGCTTCGGCAGCGACTTCAGCACCTTCTTCTTCAGGCCTTTGTTGGCGGTCGACCGTCGCGGCGCCGTCGGCTGCGCGGGCGCCGCCGCCCTCCCCGATAGGCGGCGGATCCAGGCGCAGCGCGCGACAGCGACGAGGCCGAGCACGCAGATTAGGGCGCAGAGGAGAGCCGCGAGGATCACTACGAAGTCGGAGTCGAGAGTCTCCACGGGCGGCGAGGGGTTTTTGGACGGCGACGGCGGTGAGGTTACGCCGCCGAGCTCCCGTGAACGAGCGGTCATGTAGATAGAGAAAGTgcgctagagagagagagagagagagagagaggaaagagtgTGTTTTGAGTAAATTTTAGTAAGCTTAAGCTGAAACGTATGTTTGGGTATCGATGGTTTTTGTAGTTTATTTATTGTTTAACAAACATTTTGAAGTGGGAAATACCGTTAATTGCAGGGGCGTTCTGCAATTTTTATAAGGATGTTTGctaatcattaattaaattcaCATTACTACTTTGGGAATTTTTAGTTCATccatttattctaatttttatcatatatatatatatatatatatatatatatagggttaggttatattgagaagctcaaatgtgttgagaagttgagaagcaatctaatagatgaacatgccaattagtttttatgaacacgagtttgatttggggttcgatccttggcggtgacgtattttttaacaaattaaatagattcgtatgttcgtcaattatatttggtatgttcaaagaatttattgatctagggtctaattaccatgttcatcaaaatgtactaacatgttcatctattacattgcttctcaacttctcaacacatttgagcttctcaattgaaccactccctatatatatatatatatatataggaatgagatcatatagatcccaatgcttataatagatccctagatccaaatcttgaccacacatttatgacatgtggcgcatcaagatggtgacacgtggcaaggattccaaggcaaaatctggaggggtaaaattggaatgtaattttcggatttaataattaaaaaaatatatatattttttttagattttctcaaaatagatatattttagatgcatatagtttcacacaaagatgcataaagttttcacatgaaatgcataactttaaacagaaaaatgcatttactttttccaattttggtattttcaccaccccaccccataccaccccccaatccagcccacaccaccccccaaccctcccaattaccaccccccaaaaatatgcatgtttcacatgcatataaaatcaaacaaaaatgcataaagttttcacataaaaatgcattaaattatacaaaaaatgcatttcattttaataaatctggtagtttcgccaccccacccctgcccctgcccccccaccccacccacccccacccccaccccccccccgaatttttttttttttcaaaaacagattttctaattgctggcccacccccccaaaaaaaattatttttttatttttttaaaaattgattttcaaaaaaaaaatttggggggcgggtgggggggtcagtggtcagaaaatcagtttttgagaaaataaaaaaataattaaaaaaaaatttggtgggggggtgggtggggggtgggggtaggggtgggtcagtggtcagaaaatcagtttttaaaaaaataaaaaaaaaattttttttttggggaggggggtgggtgggggggtggggggtagggggtgggtgggggtggggttctggggtgtgtggggtggggttggggtggggtgaaatcttatgcatatttatatgaaactttatgcatttttatatgaaagttcatgcattctcgtatgaaactttatgcatctaaaatatactcccaccgtccaccaaaaaaactcccatttggggttcggcacggagactaagaaagctgaaaaaggtgttgtgagtggggtaaaagggtagtgttaatgacTTTTGATTAGTTTTCTTTATCTTTGATTAGCATCAAGGTATTTGCAccttttcattctttttctgtttattttcttaaattattttcattctttttattctttatttattttacagaTTCTACATTTAATAAATTTCCATTTAAATAAACTTCACTAAattaactttatttatttattgaacattgaaaactgaaaaatgaaCATTAAATGACCGAATTTATTTGGGCAGATTACAAGAACTGAAAAATGCATTAAAAATCTGCTTTTAATGAACATTGAAAACTGGCGCCAACTTCATTAATCACTTGAAAAAAGGACAGCTTACATGGACCGAAAATTTTTGGAGGGAATTTTAGAAGGCATCACCTAAACTTCAAAACAACAATAAATAGGGGCATTTACTACCAGTTCTGCCCAGCATTCATTACAAAAGAGAAAATGGTGAATTTAAGAGCTAGGCCTAAGTTAACTAATGAGGATAGAAATTCTTTGGCTCAATGGCTGCTCCAACACAGCACGCAAGGTAAGCTCCATCATGGTGCAAAGAAGCAGGCTGCGGAGAAGTTCCACGTCGACTTGAGGACCGTTTGGACGATCTGGAAATCTGCCAACTCCCAACAAGCCCTTGGGTTACCTATTCAGTTGAATAAGATGAAGAAAGGGTTAGCACACAAAGATAAATGGAAGATAGACATAGAAAAGGTGAAGAAATTGTCCGTGTTAGAGAGATCGTCACTACGAGTCATGGCAGGTAAACTAGGGGTTAGTAAATCACTTGTTCATAAGTGGGTGAAAGAGAAGCAGTTAAAACCACATACCAATGCTATCAAACCTTTCTTAACTGCTGAAAATAAGATATGTAGGCTTAAATGGAGCCTCAATCAACTTAGTGCAGTAAATGAAGGAGGGTTCATTAAATTTCAGTCCATGTTCAATACCATACACATTGATGAGAAGTGGTTTTATTTAACAAAGAGTAAGGACAGATACTACCTGTTACCTGGAGAAAAGGAGCCTTACAGGAGTTGCAAATCAAAGAGATTTATCGaaaaaataatgtttatttGTGCTGTGGCAAggctgtaaacacaaattttttgtatttcaatttgataaaatacaaaatgcgttacaaagataatttgatagatttgatttatgcgggttgtaat harbors:
- the LOC131011015 gene encoding RING-H2 finger protein ATL80-like produces the protein MTARSRELGGVTSPPSPSKNPSPPVETLDSDFVVILAALLCALICVLGLVAVARCAWIRRLSGRAAAPAQPTAPRRSTANKGLKKKVLKSLPKLTYGEDPEQTGKLSDCAICLAEFAAGEEIRVLPQCGHGFHVGCIDTWLGSHSSCPSCRQILVVARCQKCGNLPAAAEGGRS